One part of the Lotus japonicus ecotype B-129 chromosome 2, LjGifu_v1.2 genome encodes these proteins:
- the LOC130736888 gene encoding uncharacterized protein LOC130736888, whose amino-acid sequence MTTPRASIPSPSDSVENDKDFAPLVKKFKVDKVLVGEEEHSTDSVENDMDFAKSKDLVGEEDNTTVPMSQDSAIDLDPRTAFSIWCCVYAQVYEDREEEECRYKVFKQNLDKPIPSSNGKNYPHYADRTEEEFAQFRSSFREPDSYSSVSSKELSKHAILPRPTSLSASMKFTAEEAFQIWRKAYGMEYRDSEEFELRFKNFQKALYLDHPPTDYGVNLPSLADRTKEELEEVGDSFSHVFNNYVSREFLVVETLMMKDNTPFPTHPIDPKGPSPK is encoded by the exons ATGACGACGCCTCGCGCCTCCATTCCCAGCCCCTCCGATTCAG TTGAGAATGACAAGGATTTTGCTCCACTGGTAAAGAAATTCAAAGTTGACAAGGTTTTAGTAGGAGAAGAAGAACACAGCACTGATTCCG TTGAGAATGACATGGATTTTGCGAAATCGAAAGATTTAGTAGGAGAAGAAGACAACACTACCGTTCCAATGTCACAAGATTCCG CAATTGATTTAGACCCCAGAACAGCTTTCAGTATCTGGTGCTGTGTGTATGCACAAGTTTACGAGGACAGAGAGGAGGAAGAATGTAGGTATAAAGTGTTCAAGCAAAATCTTGATAAGCCCATACCCTCAAGTAATGGCAAGAATTATCCGCACTATGCTGATCGAACTGAAGAAGAATTTGCACAGTTCAGAAGCTCTTTTAGGGAGCCGGATTCTTATTCTTCTGTCTCCAGCAAAGAACTCAGTAAACACGCTATCCTTCCACGGCCAACTT CTCTTTCTGCTTCCATGAAATTTACTGCCGAGGAAGCTTTCCAAATCTGGCGCAAAGCCTATGGAATGGAATACCGTGACTCAGAAGAGTTTGAGTTGAGGTTCAAAAATTTCCAGAAAGCTTTATATTTGGACCACCCCCCAACTGATTATGGTGTGAATTTACCAAGTTTGGCTGATCGAACCAAAGAAGAACTTGAGGAGGTTGGAGACTCTTTTAGTCACGTGTTTAATAATTATGTATCCCGTGAATTCCTCGTTGTTGAGACCCTGATGATGAAAG ACAACACTCCTTTTCCAACCCATCCTATCGATCCTAAAG GACCATCCCCCAAGTAG